From Myxococcus xanthus, a single genomic window includes:
- a CDS encoding OmpA/MotB family protein, producing the protein MRKPLVLAALVALSTTGCVSQGKFDAKALEAENFAKGLNDEKGAREAAEAKVKALEEKIAELEQEREALNTRLGTAESRLTAGAAERRALEEKNSQLAALNDELARNTKKLAQAKEELEKRSSEYENLAQSLKQEISDGKIELSELKGKMTVQLKDKILFASGSARVGKEGEEALKKIADALKTVQGKIIRVEGHTDDVPTGGGQFPSNWELSLARAMAVVRSLQNAGVDPTFLSAAGYGQYQPIAANDSAENRSLNRRIEIVLAPK; encoded by the coding sequence ATGCGGAAACCGCTGGTTCTGGCTGCACTCGTCGCGCTCTCCACCACGGGCTGTGTTTCGCAGGGGAAGTTCGACGCCAAGGCGCTCGAGGCGGAGAACTTCGCCAAGGGCCTCAACGACGAGAAGGGTGCTCGCGAGGCCGCCGAAGCCAAGGTGAAGGCGCTGGAAGAGAAGATTGCCGAGTTGGAGCAGGAGCGGGAGGCGCTGAACACCCGCCTGGGCACCGCTGAGTCCCGCCTCACCGCGGGCGCTGCGGAGCGCCGCGCGTTGGAGGAGAAGAACTCTCAACTGGCCGCCCTCAACGATGAGCTGGCGCGCAACACGAAGAAGCTGGCCCAGGCGAAGGAGGAGCTGGAGAAGCGCAGCTCCGAGTACGAGAACCTGGCCCAGAGCCTCAAGCAGGAGATTTCCGACGGCAAGATTGAGCTGTCCGAGCTCAAGGGCAAGATGACCGTCCAGCTCAAGGACAAGATTCTCTTCGCCTCCGGCTCCGCCCGGGTCGGCAAGGAAGGCGAGGAGGCGCTGAAGAAGATCGCCGACGCGCTCAAGACGGTGCAGGGGAAGATCATCCGCGTGGAAGGCCACACGGACGACGTTCCGACCGGCGGCGGTCAGTTCCCGTCCAACTGGGAGCTGAGCCTTGCACGCGCCATGGCGGTGGTTCGTTCACTCCAGAACGCTGGCGTGGACCCGACGTTCCTCTCCGCCGCGGGCTATGGGCAGTACCAGCCCATCGCGGCCAACGATTCGGCGGAGAATCGCAGTCTGAACCGCCGCATCGAAATCGTGCTCGCGCCGAAGTAG
- a CDS encoding TonB-dependent receptor domain-containing protein: MKILLAVLCFLAATGAAAQQDAGVTDADAGAPQGVLTKPPALMRQVEALYPPEAAAQQLEGTVVMWVDISETGAVSNVEVSQPAGHGFDEAAVEAVRQFQFEPAEVDDVPAPVRIEYAYQFVFRPPPPPEGEDAAAVEPEAPVNFSGRALERGTRDALLGAEVVLPALERSTVTDEEGRFSFRGIPLGTYEVLVVQSGYERFRTEETFTEGQETRATYYVRKRIFGAFETVVRSERERKEVTQTTLQLAEVQRVPGTQGDTLKVVQNLPGVARPAFNGGQLVIRGTGPQESGVFLDGQRIPLLYHFGGLTSVYNSELLEAVDYLPGNFSAYYGDITGGVINVRSREPRTDRLHATVGVSLIESNAVVEGPITDTLSFAVAGRRSYIDLVLGLVPQGDNGPSLQVAPRYYDAQLKLVWKPRSRHTFTLQGLTSRDRLGLVFDRPADDDPTVTGGLNVTTGFNQLRLRHQYRADALTLDTHGLVGNTLVQFGIGDRGLRIASTDLNLRSTVEYAFGEALTLAGGIDVVSNFARVTARIQGLSREGEPPTPTVTDDVLTADGDFLQYFPSTWVEARWRPVPRLLLVPGLRAESYIFTDQTQARRTFNPRLAVRYGLTDTLTLKGGAGVYHGPPVQDEPSVAFGNPDLRAKRSLQYSVGAEWQARPEWFVGGEVFYNDLDGLIVRSNATVVRNGQRVPERLSNGGVGRIYGLEVLVRRALTDRLFGWVSYTLSRSERQDAPGVGWRLFDNDQTHVLTAIASYKLPAGWEVGARMRFASGNPTTPVVGSVRDDGSDVFIPLYAAVNSRRLPSFNQLDIRVDKNFAFEKWALNVYLDLTNAYNNPAVEGIAYNYNYTQSAFFEGLPILPIIGARGSF; the protein is encoded by the coding sequence ATGAAAATCCTCCTCGCCGTCCTCTGCTTCCTCGCCGCCACTGGCGCCGCCGCTCAGCAGGACGCGGGCGTCACGGATGCCGACGCCGGCGCGCCCCAGGGCGTGCTGACGAAGCCCCCCGCGCTGATGCGCCAGGTGGAGGCACTCTATCCACCGGAAGCCGCGGCCCAGCAGCTCGAGGGCACGGTGGTGATGTGGGTCGACATCTCGGAGACGGGCGCCGTCTCCAACGTCGAGGTGTCCCAACCCGCCGGCCACGGCTTCGACGAGGCCGCCGTGGAGGCGGTCCGCCAGTTTCAGTTCGAGCCCGCCGAGGTGGACGATGTCCCCGCGCCGGTGCGCATCGAATACGCCTACCAGTTCGTCTTCCGTCCACCGCCGCCGCCGGAGGGTGAGGACGCCGCCGCCGTGGAGCCCGAGGCTCCAGTGAACTTCAGCGGCCGGGCGCTGGAGCGGGGCACGCGAGACGCGCTCCTGGGCGCGGAGGTGGTGCTGCCCGCGCTGGAGCGCTCCACCGTCACCGACGAGGAAGGCCGCTTCTCCTTCCGCGGCATCCCCCTGGGCACGTATGAGGTGCTGGTGGTGCAGAGCGGCTACGAGCGCTTCCGCACCGAGGAGACCTTCACGGAAGGCCAGGAGACGCGCGCCACGTACTACGTGCGCAAGCGCATCTTCGGCGCGTTCGAGACGGTGGTGCGCAGCGAACGCGAGCGCAAGGAAGTGACGCAGACCACGCTCCAACTGGCCGAGGTGCAGCGCGTCCCCGGCACCCAGGGTGACACGCTGAAGGTGGTGCAGAACCTGCCCGGCGTGGCGCGCCCCGCCTTCAACGGTGGCCAGCTCGTCATCCGCGGCACGGGCCCGCAGGAGTCCGGCGTCTTCCTCGACGGCCAGCGGATTCCGCTGCTCTACCACTTCGGCGGCCTCACCTCCGTCTACAACTCGGAGCTGCTGGAGGCGGTGGACTACCTGCCCGGCAACTTCTCCGCGTACTACGGAGATATCACCGGCGGCGTCATCAACGTGCGCAGCCGCGAGCCGCGCACGGACCGGCTCCACGCCACCGTGGGCGTCAGCCTCATCGAATCCAACGCGGTGGTGGAGGGGCCCATCACCGACACGCTGAGCTTCGCGGTGGCGGGACGGCGTTCGTACATCGACCTGGTGCTGGGCCTGGTGCCACAGGGCGACAACGGCCCCAGCCTCCAGGTGGCGCCGCGTTACTACGACGCGCAGCTCAAGCTGGTGTGGAAGCCGAGGTCGCGCCACACCTTCACGCTGCAGGGACTCACCTCCAGAGACAGGCTGGGGCTCGTCTTCGACCGGCCGGCGGACGACGACCCCACCGTCACCGGTGGGCTGAACGTCACCACCGGCTTCAACCAGTTGCGCCTGCGGCACCAGTACCGCGCGGACGCGCTCACCCTGGACACGCACGGCCTGGTGGGCAACACGCTGGTCCAGTTTGGCATCGGCGACCGTGGCCTGCGCATCGCCTCCACGGACCTGAACCTGCGCTCCACCGTGGAGTACGCCTTCGGGGAGGCGCTCACGCTGGCGGGCGGCATCGACGTGGTGAGCAACTTCGCCCGCGTCACCGCGCGCATCCAGGGCCTCTCCCGCGAGGGGGAGCCGCCCACGCCCACCGTCACCGATGACGTGCTCACCGCGGACGGCGACTTCCTCCAGTACTTCCCCTCCACCTGGGTGGAGGCGCGCTGGCGCCCCGTGCCGCGCCTGCTGCTGGTGCCGGGCCTGCGCGCGGAGAGCTACATCTTCACCGACCAGACCCAGGCCCGTCGCACCTTCAACCCGCGTCTGGCGGTCCGCTACGGCCTGACGGACACGCTGACGCTCAAGGGCGGCGCGGGCGTCTATCACGGGCCACCCGTGCAGGATGAGCCGAGCGTGGCCTTCGGCAACCCGGACCTGCGCGCGAAGCGGTCGCTCCAGTACAGCGTGGGCGCGGAGTGGCAGGCGCGGCCGGAGTGGTTCGTGGGCGGCGAGGTCTTCTACAACGACCTGGACGGGCTCATCGTCCGCTCCAACGCCACGGTGGTGCGCAACGGCCAGCGGGTGCCCGAGCGGTTGAGCAACGGCGGCGTGGGCCGCATCTATGGCCTGGAGGTGCTGGTGCGCCGCGCGCTGACGGACCGGCTCTTCGGCTGGGTCTCCTACACGCTCAGCCGCAGCGAGCGCCAGGACGCGCCGGGCGTGGGCTGGCGCCTCTTCGACAATGACCAGACGCACGTGCTGACAGCGATTGCGTCCTACAAGCTGCCGGCGGGCTGGGAGGTGGGTGCGCGCATGCGCTTCGCTTCGGGCAATCCCACGACGCCGGTGGTGGGCTCGGTGCGCGACGATGGGTCGGACGTCTTCATCCCGCTCTACGCGGCGGTGAACTCGCGCCGGCTGCCGTCCTTCAACCAGTTGGACATCCGCGTGGACAAGAACTTCGCCTTCGAGAAGTGGGCGCTCAACGTCTACCTGGACCTCACGAACGCCTACAACAACCCGGCGGTGGAAGGCATCGCCTACAACTACAACTACACCCAAAGCGCTTTCTTCGAAGGACTGCCCATCCTTCCCATCATCGGCGCCCGGGGGAGCTTCTGA
- a CDS encoding Hsp70 family protein, protein MRACGLDFGTSNTAAALPDGTVLSLQPNTSEARLFRSVLFFPDDEQDIYAGAGAIQRYLEDNTGRFIQSVKSFLHSSSFRATQVKGRTYTIEELVAVLLRRVRDAAASAMGGAPEAVVLGRPAVFTPDPEADALAQQRLLRAAELAGFQHVQFLIEPIAAALAYEAQLTRDELVLVADFGAGTTDLTLMRLGPSRRGNPDRRQDVVGSTGVRIGGDRFDAEIMRHKLLPRFGAGSTYQVRGFSDKRLPIPQHIMAKLLTWHEMSFIRERSTQELLETMLNTSDRKAEIQALYDLVMDNLGYRLFRAIEAAKVRLSQEDTATVDFEEARITLHEPITREEFDTFSQPLLDELDACTAGLLEKHAEAKDIDAVFLTGGSSQIPAVRQLYMRRFGEGRVRTADAFTSVAEGLGRAAAHLSV, encoded by the coding sequence ATGCGTGCGTGCGGACTCGATTTCGGAACCAGCAACACCGCCGCGGCCCTGCCTGACGGCACGGTGCTGTCCCTGCAACCCAATACCTCGGAGGCCCGTCTCTTCCGCTCCGTCCTCTTCTTCCCGGACGACGAGCAGGACATCTACGCCGGCGCCGGCGCCATCCAGCGCTACCTGGAGGACAACACCGGACGCTTCATCCAGTCCGTGAAGTCCTTCCTTCACTCCAGCTCCTTCCGCGCCACCCAGGTGAAGGGGCGCACCTACACCATCGAGGAGCTGGTGGCCGTGCTGCTGCGCCGCGTGCGGGACGCCGCCGCGAGCGCCATGGGTGGCGCGCCCGAAGCCGTCGTGCTCGGCCGGCCCGCCGTCTTCACGCCGGACCCGGAGGCGGATGCCCTGGCCCAGCAGCGCCTGCTGCGCGCCGCGGAGCTCGCGGGCTTCCAGCACGTCCAGTTCCTCATCGAGCCCATCGCCGCGGCGCTCGCCTATGAGGCGCAGCTCACACGCGACGAGCTCGTGCTGGTGGCGGACTTCGGCGCCGGCACCACCGACCTCACCCTGATGCGCCTGGGCCCCAGCCGCCGCGGCAACCCGGACCGCCGCCAGGACGTGGTGGGCTCCACGGGCGTGCGCATCGGTGGTGACCGCTTCGACGCGGAAATCATGCGCCACAAGCTGCTGCCCCGCTTCGGCGCCGGCTCCACCTACCAGGTGCGCGGTTTCAGCGACAAGCGGCTGCCCATTCCCCAGCACATCATGGCCAAGCTGCTCACCTGGCACGAGATGTCCTTCATCCGGGAGAGGTCGACCCAGGAGCTGCTGGAGACCATGCTCAACACGAGCGACCGCAAGGCCGAAATCCAGGCCCTGTACGACCTCGTCATGGACAACCTGGGCTACCGCCTGTTCCGCGCCATTGAAGCGGCCAAGGTGCGCCTGTCCCAGGAAGACACGGCCACGGTGGACTTCGAGGAGGCCCGCATCACCCTCCACGAGCCCATCACCCGCGAGGAGTTCGACACCTTCAGCCAACCGCTGCTGGACGAGCTGGACGCGTGCACCGCGGGCCTGCTGGAGAAGCACGCGGAGGCGAAGGACATCGACGCGGTGTTCCTCACCGGTGGCTCGTCACAGATTCCCGCGGTGCGCCAGCTCTACATGCGCCGCTTCGGCGAGGGGCGCGTGCGCACCGCGGATGCCTTCACCTCCGTGGCCGAAGGGCTCGGGCGCGCGGCGGCGCACCTCTCCGTCTGA
- a CDS encoding 3-oxoacyl-ACP synthase III family protein — protein sequence MYLHALGHFHPPNLLTNAFFEELGLETSDAWIVDRVGIRTRHTVLPLDYLRETRNRDVRAAQEAALFSNAETGRRAALMALERAGLKPSDIGLVVAGGCSPDECIPAESNRVAQLLNIHAPAVDLQSACSSFCMQLHFLAGMRPERLPDYVLVVNMDNSTRVVDYTDRSSAVLWGDGASAAILSPRVPGRWQLTETLLAGDPSGADKVRVPRMGHFTQNGGEVQKFAIRRAGETFQALRTRFMERHPDKGAGAVSFIGHQANLRMLEAVQRRCEVPDARHFFNVHTRGNTGAAGAPGVLSEHWDDPAVGDAVVLSVVGSGLTWAGALLERTPAQ from the coding sequence ATGTACCTGCACGCGCTCGGCCACTTCCATCCTCCCAACCTTCTGACCAACGCCTTCTTCGAGGAGCTGGGGCTGGAGACCAGCGATGCGTGGATAGTGGACCGCGTGGGCATCCGCACGCGGCACACGGTGCTGCCGCTGGACTACCTGCGGGAGACGCGCAATCGCGACGTGCGCGCGGCGCAGGAGGCGGCGCTCTTCAGCAACGCGGAGACGGGACGCCGCGCGGCGCTGATGGCGCTGGAGCGCGCGGGGCTGAAGCCGTCCGACATCGGGTTGGTGGTGGCGGGCGGATGCAGTCCCGACGAGTGCATTCCCGCCGAGTCCAACCGGGTGGCGCAGTTGCTGAACATCCATGCGCCGGCGGTGGACCTGCAGAGCGCTTGCTCGTCCTTCTGCATGCAGCTGCACTTCCTGGCGGGCATGCGGCCGGAGCGGCTGCCGGACTACGTGCTGGTGGTCAACATGGACAACTCCACGCGTGTAGTGGACTACACGGACCGCTCCAGCGCGGTGCTGTGGGGAGACGGCGCGTCCGCGGCCATCCTGTCGCCGCGCGTGCCGGGACGCTGGCAGCTCACGGAGACGCTGCTGGCCGGAGACCCCTCGGGCGCGGACAAGGTGCGCGTGCCGCGCATGGGGCACTTCACCCAGAACGGCGGCGAGGTGCAGAAGTTCGCCATCCGCCGCGCGGGGGAGACGTTCCAGGCCCTGCGCACGCGCTTCATGGAGCGTCACCCGGACAAGGGCGCGGGGGCCGTCTCCTTCATCGGGCACCAGGCCAACCTGCGCATGCTGGAGGCCGTGCAGCGGCGGTGTGAGGTGCCGGACGCGCGGCACTTCTTCAACGTGCACACCCGGGGGAACACCGGCGCCGCGGGCGCGCCCGGCGTCCTGAGCGAGCACTGGGACGACCCCGCCGTGGGAGACGCGGTGGTGCTGAGCGTCGTGGGCAGCGGCCTGACGTGGGCCGGCGCCTTGCTGGAGCGCACCCCGGCGCAGTGA
- a CDS encoding chalcone isomerase family protein has translation MRTQAWGGNLRCLVAGMLLVAGAAQAGQKQVGGVHMPVSLNLKGRTVELAHMELHKQLFFKVYVWSLYMEDRPRSTHEAINSNSVKRLHFHFLRNISRDQLVGSFRDGLEHSPALRRGPLANHLRIMLASLKDVQKGEDLVITYTPGVGLEVGGDASGGVFIPGKNFADALFSVWLDSHPIFPR, from the coding sequence ATGCGTACTCAAGCGTGGGGTGGGAATCTGCGGTGTCTCGTGGCGGGCATGCTGCTCGTCGCGGGCGCCGCGCAGGCGGGACAGAAGCAGGTTGGCGGCGTGCACATGCCGGTGTCGCTGAACCTCAAGGGGCGCACCGTCGAACTCGCCCACATGGAGCTGCACAAGCAACTCTTCTTCAAGGTCTACGTCTGGAGCCTCTACATGGAGGACCGGCCACGCTCCACGCACGAGGCCATCAACTCCAACTCCGTGAAGCGGCTCCACTTCCACTTCCTGCGCAACATCTCCCGGGACCAGCTCGTGGGCAGCTTCCGGGACGGGTTGGAGCACAGCCCCGCCCTGCGCCGGGGGCCGCTGGCGAACCACCTGCGCATCATGCTCGCGTCGCTGAAGGACGTGCAGAAGGGCGAGGACCTCGTCATCACCTACACCCCGGGCGTCGGGCTCGAAGTCGGAGGAGATGCCTCCGGTGGCGTCTTCATCCCCGGCAAGAACTTCGCGGACGCACTCTTCTCCGTCTGGCTCGACTCTCATCCTATTTTTCCGCGCTGA